ATAGCCATAGCAGCCTGATGAAGATCTTTTACTTGTCCTGTTGCGAGATCTGCAATTGCCTGCTCTTTATCTTGTTGAATCTCATTTGTCTCGTTGATGGCAGATTTTAATTGTTTAGCAAATTCATCTGAAGCATTTGATGGAGCTGATTTTGCATTGTTTTTAAGTAGATCAGCTGTTGAGATATTTGCTAAGCTATTTACATTGTTATTCATCTTTTACAACTTCCTTTACTGTAACAGTGATATTGCACTGTTTGCCATATTTTTTGCACTTTCGAATGCAGCGACATTTGCCTGATATGAACGAGTCGCTTCAACTAAATCGGCCATTTCCACAACAGGATTAATATTTGGATAGGCAACATATCCGTTTGCATCTGCATCTGGATGATTTGGTTCATATTTTAGTTGTGCTTTAGAATCATCACGAGAGATTTTATCAACTACTACACTCATTATAGCAGGATTTACCTTTTTTCCAAATTCACCTTCATTTAAGGGGTCTTGATACTCAGCACTGTTTGTCTCATCTGTGAGTGCTTTATTGTAATAATCATTAAAGTTGATAGCTTTAAATACTACCTCTTTACGGCGATATGGTCCACCTTCATCAGTCCGTGTTGTTTGTGCATTTGCAATGTTTGATGATATTACATTTACACGAACACGTTGAGCCGAGAGACCATATCCGCTGATATCAAAGCTATTTAAAAAATTACTCATTTGTTAAACCTTTACTAACTTACTTTTTGTGATGCTTCTATTACAGATTTAAAAATTGCACCATCTTTTTTATTGGCTTGTATTAAAGCATTGAACATAATAGAGTTTTTACTCATCTCTGTTGTTTCTACATCTATATCTACACTGTTTCCGTCATTTCTTGCCATATGACCATCTCTGAAAAAGAGTGTTGCTTTCGTTTCAGAATTTTGAGCACTCGGTGTTAAGTGTTTAGAATCAGTTGTAGCCATTTGCAGTTGATTGCTATCTTTGGCATACAGAGCTGCTTCTTTTGCTTTTAGTGCATTTTCAAAACTAATATCTCTAGGTTTGTAATAAGGTGTATCTGCATTGGCAATATTTGAAGCGATCATATCTTGACGTGCCGCACGATAATCAAGAGCATCTTTGATTAGTGAATGCGTTTTTGAAATCTCTATACTCATAAATACACCTTTTAGTTTTTATTGTACAAAGACAAGCATTTTTTATTCCAAATATATAATTGTGATAATAAAAATGAGAAATACTCTAGTTTTTAGTGAAAAAGTAATGTTTAAGCATATTTTAATATTTATAGGCTCATAATTAGCGATAAGGTTACAAGAGTAATCCAATTTACTTAATTAAGGAGTTCTTATGAAAAGAGCTGGTTTTACAATGATCGAATTGATCTTCGTTATCGTTATTTTAGGTATTCTTTCAGCAGTTGCTTTACCGAAATTTATTGGTGTATCTGAGCAAGCGAAAGCTGGAAAATGTAAAGCATTCGTTGGTACGATGAACCGTACAGTATTACCTGGTATTTGGGCTGGTGCTATTGCAGATGAGGCTACAGATGATAACATTTCTGATTACTTTACGGAAGGTAATTTAACTGCACAAATGAGTGATTATCCGACGACTGACTGTAACGCTAGTGCAGCAGATGTGGAAGGTCTACTTCAAGATGGTACTACACGTACAATTACATTTGGTGATACTTCATATTCAATTGAAAGAAATGTTTCAGCAAGTACAAGTGAATCTCCAATTTTAGTTTGGAAGAAAAACTAATCTAGGGTAGTTGTACCAAACTTATACATCTTTCGAAAGAAAGGTGTATAATCTTTTTTTGCTTGAATTATTTTCGAATGATTTAATCAAAGAAAAATATGGACTTATTATGAAAAAAACAAACGCTTTTACTATAATCGAATTAGTTTTTGTAATTGTCGTACTGGGCATTCTATCTGCAATTGCTCTACCAAGATTTGCCTCAACAGGTACGCAAGCAAGAATAGCTAGTGGAAAAGCTGATGTGATGGCTATTCGTTCAGCAATTATATCGGAGCGACAAACAAGATTGATTAAAGGTGATTCAAGTTATATAAATAGACTTGATAACGGTGTTACTGCAAATGCAGCAGGGAAGAAATTGTTTGACTCTAATACTACTTTATCCTCTACATCTCCGCGTCTTTTAAGTATGCCTATAATTTCTGGTGAAGGTGACGGACACTGGATAAAAACTGGAAATAATACGTATGCATATAAGATAAGTGGGAGTTCGATTACTTTTACATATTACCCTGAAGATGCTACTGTAGATGGTGTCTTTCACCCAGCCGGAGAGTTTAATTGTGATCATTCAAATACAGTCTGTAAAAAATTAACAGAATAATTTATTCTATTGTACTACTACAAAATCTCCATAATAGGCTCTGTCTTAGAGCCTTTAACTTACCACTCAGAAGAAAAAATTTCACTTTATTCACAAGTTACTGTTTTATTAAACAACAAAGAAAAAAATGGTGTTGTTGTAGAAGAAACATCAGAGCCTGATTTTAAAACACTCAAAGTTTTAGATATTTCTACACACTATTACTCGAAAAAACAGTATGAACTAGCCAAGTTTATAGCAGGTTACTATATCTGTGCTTTGGGTGAAGCTTTTGCTTTAATGCTCCCATTTGAAGATTCTAAAACAGTTGATAATGAAAATAAAAGTACTCCATCTTCTATTACACTCTCACAAAGACAAAATGAGGCGTTAAAATTTTTGCATAAGCATGAGGTTTCTTTACTCTTTGGTGATACCGGTAGTGGAAAAACAGAGATCTATATGAAATATTTTGAAGAGATTATAAGTCAAGATAAACGGGCAATATTTCTTATGCCGGAGATCTCGTTAACACCACAAATGTCTAAGCGTTTGGAGGAGCATTTCGGTGAGCAGTTTATTATGTGGCACTCAAAACTTACCCCTAAACAAAAAAAAGAGGCCCTAGAAAAAATTTATGACGGTAGAGCCAAGATTATAGCAGGTGCGCGCTCAAGCCTTTTTTTACCTATAAAAGATTTAGGTTTGATCGTGGTAGACGAGGAGCATGACGACAGTTATAAATCATCTTCAAGACCGCGTTACAATGCTCGTGATTTAGCAGTATATATGGGCAAACTTTATAATATTCCGGTAGTACTTGGAAGTGCAACACCATCATTGAATTCGTATGTAAAATATCCGCACATAAGACTTAAAGGTGGACATTTTCGTGCAAAAAGAGAGTTTATATATGAAGCAAAAGAGGAGAGTTTAACCCCTCTTATTTTTTACCATCTCAAAAACACGATTAAGCAGGAAAAACAGGCGATAGTTTTTTTACCGACACGGGCAAACTTTAAGTACTTGGTATGTAAAGATTGCGGGGCAACCTACAAGTGCCCGTATTGTAGTGTAGGAATGAGTATACATCAAAAGGCAAATGCGATCAAGTGTCACTATTGTAACTATATGCAAGCTATTCCTAAAGTGTGTGCAGAGTGTGGTAGTGATCATCTTTCAAGTTCACGTATAGGTACGGCAGAAGCCTTAAAAGAGATCGAAGAGGAGATGCAGGATGTAAAAGTTGAGCAGTTTGACAGAGATACGATCACAACT
Above is a window of Sulfurimonas marina DNA encoding:
- the fliE gene encoding flagellar hook-basal body complex protein FliE is translated as MNNNVNSLANISTADLLKNNAKSAPSNASDEFAKQLKSAINETNEIQQDKEQAIADLATGQVKDLHQAAMAIGKAETSMKLMLEIRNKALNAYKEISRTQL
- the flgC gene encoding flagellar basal body rod protein FlgC, encoding MSNFLNSFDISGYGLSAQRVRVNVISSNIANAQTTRTDEGGPYRRKEVVFKAINFNDYYNKALTDETNSAEYQDPLNEGEFGKKVNPAIMSVVVDKISRDDSKAQLKYEPNHPDADANGYVAYPNINPVVEMADLVEATRSYQANVAAFESAKNMANSAISLLQ
- the flgB gene encoding flagellar basal body rod protein FlgB encodes the protein MSIEISKTHSLIKDALDYRAARQDMIASNIANADTPYYKPRDISFENALKAKEAALYAKDSNQLQMATTDSKHLTPSAQNSETKATLFFRDGHMARNDGNSVDIDVETTEMSKNSIMFNALIQANKKDGAIFKSVIEASQKVS
- a CDS encoding type II secretion system protein — protein: MKRAGFTMIELIFVIVILGILSAVALPKFIGVSEQAKAGKCKAFVGTMNRTVLPGIWAGAIADEATDDNISDYFTEGNLTAQMSDYPTTDCNASAADVEGLLQDGTTRTITFGDTSYSIERNVSASTSESPILVWKKN
- a CDS encoding type II secretion system protein, producing MLELFSNDLIKEKYGLIMKKTNAFTIIELVFVIVVLGILSAIALPRFASTGTQARIASGKADVMAIRSAIISERQTRLIKGDSSYINRLDNGVTANAAGKKLFDSNTTLSSTSPRLLSMPIISGEGDGHWIKTGNNTYAYKISGSSITFTYYPEDATVDGVFHPAGEFNCDHSNTVCKKLTE
- a CDS encoding primosomal protein N'; translation: MYYYKISIIGSVLEPLTYHSEEKISLYSQVTVLLNNKEKNGVVVEETSEPDFKTLKVLDISTHYYSKKQYELAKFIAGYYICALGEAFALMLPFEDSKTVDNENKSTPSSITLSQRQNEALKFLHKHEVSLLFGDTGSGKTEIYMKYFEEIISQDKRAIFLMPEISLTPQMSKRLEEHFGEQFIMWHSKLTPKQKKEALEKIYDGRAKIIAGARSSLFLPIKDLGLIVVDEEHDDSYKSSSRPRYNARDLAVYMGKLYNIPVVLGSATPSLNSYVKYPHIRLKGGHFRAKREFIYEAKEESLTPLIFYHLKNTIKQEKQAIVFLPTRANFKYLVCKDCGATYKCPYCSVGMSIHQKANAIKCHYCNYMQAIPKVCAECGSDHLSSSRIGTAEALKEIEEEMQDVKVEQFDRDTITTANKLKKALKRFNDREVDILVGTQMLSKGHDYHDVELAVILGVDNMLSIADYRAREKALSSLIQVAGRSGRASDAKVLVQTFNEEFIKAYIENYEEFLEYEKMFREGLYPPYKKLCRVLFADKNGLKAQEKMREMEECLKKFDTIEVVGAKKCAVEKVANKYRFEILLRSDKATDLIKAVKSCKNSMAEIDMDPIDFA